taaaacctgaaatataacaacaaacaatcagtatttatacgattaaaatgatcagtacataaaacaatgtatatttcagtttcacaagcatctgactagtgtagctagcggttacacatgcatctgaattgtgtaactgagagttacacatgcatataacatgtgtaactaggagatacacattcatctggctagtgtagctagcagttacacatgcatatgactagtgtaactaggagttacacatacatattgatatgtgtacccaaaatcagtatgtgtaagtaaaagttacacatctaaataacatgtgtaacttgcagatacacatgcatctgaattatgtaactaggagttacacatgcatctgacttagatatgtcaacataaaatcagcaaatccatctctaaatgaataacactagcaaaaacgagaggtgtctatcaagcaattaccagtcataaaataatacagttaacctttcataaatataaccactataacatatcccatcaaattagcatgtgtaactataagttacatatgcatatcccatcaaattagcatgtgtaactataagttacacatctaatttgcatgtgtaactagtagatacacatttatttggcttgtgtacctagaagttacatatttaattagcatgtgtaactactagttacacatccatagtctgccaatgctagttaaacgtgcaaattgtcatgcatatggcttgtgtgatgtgcagttaaacagatgtatgagttaagtgaaaccattccagacctatatccatatactacctttcaataaaaagaagtagctagtcgtaagtaatcaagaaggcttacttgataacggtgttcactttatctgtctggatgttgtacatcttcttgaaagcatccttgttttcttcttcttgttgtcttcaatcttcttcattgCGGACTCGGTGGTGAGTGGGTATTTCAGGATCTGGTAATGGTCCAGCTTGTTCCTTGGTAGTGCACTAATATATTGGTACTTGGGATTCCTTGCCTTCTGCAATGTCTTTGGCCTGTGAAATATGACTGATGTGCAGATATTCTTAGCCTTCTTCTTAATGGTTGATGCTCCAGCTTTGACAGCCTTGGAAGCTTTGTTAGCCAGCACCTTGGGGTCAGCCTTCTTAGTAACTACATGACAAGCAAATGATATCAGTACCATAGCAGCTAGAACACTTCTCATACAAATGAACAAAACAGGacatccaaaaatcaaaaaccaatggacACAGAATAGTCAAATCTATCTCATAACTGAATAAACTAGAGCAAGTATACAAAACTTAATAGTTCACCCTTACAGAGTTACAGACTCTACAAAAAGAaggtaaaataaaaaaatgttacagttagatagaagtttcatattaggttacatatgcatataccatcaaattaacatgtgtaactataagtcacacatctaatttgcatgtgtaactagtagatacacattcatttagcttgtgtacctagaagttacacatttgattatatgtgtaactactagttacacatatatagtctgccaatgctagttaaatgtgcaaactgtcatgcatatggcttgtctaatgtgcagttaaacagatgtaatgtgcagacctatatccatatactaccttttgATATACATTCATTCAACAGAAAGCACAATAACAAAAAGGCGAGACAAAGCAACATAAACAAATTAATAAGTCCACAGTTCTTGGTAGAAAAACATGCCTGCCTTGTTAACACCAGGTCCAAGAAGACGGGGAATTTGCTTGATAACAGCTTCTGAGGCTAGAAAGCATGAAACTTCTTTGCAAGCTTCTTGACCAAGTTCTTGTTCTTGTTAAGCTTCTTAAGACCTTCAACATCCATGTACTCAAGACCGATCTTCTGAGACTGTAATCATAAATAACAAAGTAAGATTATTACAAGAGGCAAAAACAATTTGGTCAACTCACCAGTGTGGCCTTGGTAACTTGAGAATTCAAGAACTCAagcaaataattaaaaaaataacaacATGAAGATGTAGCCATCATAGCGAGCCATAAGCTTATTAAGACAGAGCAAGGGATTTGATATAAACACTCTGATTTGAATTCTTTTTCAGTACACATAACATTTGATATAACTTTCACCATGTTGCTAACCTCTATAAACGCATTGGCAATCATTCCTGCATCTAAACAGTCGAACACATAAATAGAGGGTGTCTTCAGCTAGGAATCCAAGTCGCTAATAAAACGAAGCCATTCAATTAGAAGCCATTCAATTTATTATGATTAACAACCAAATAAAACGAAGGAAGGCATGATGGACTTACAAGTATATTATGACTCTTGAggttgaagagaaaaaaaagctcATAATGAACACTCCCATATAGAGCTTCTCCAAATTCCTTTTCGTCAAGTAGTTTTCTGTTGTACCTCAAAACAGAGATTACCTGATAAGTGATAAATAATACTGATATTTATGGTTTTTGCCAAATCAATGAAATTTCACTACCAAATAACCAATTTTAAGAACAAATTGTGACCAAAAAAATAGCTCACAAAGGCTAAACTTTGCAAGTATTAACAGAATACAATTTGTGATTCAGATGGCCACTCCATCCTCGATAAAAAAAATGCAGGCCTGGAAGAGAAAGTAAGCACCTGACCTTTATTTAATCGAACACCTTTCTTGGCTAGGCAATCGGCCAGCACAAACCATGGCAGTTTCCTTGTAATGAAAGCTTTAATAGCATTGTAGAATCTGACGAAATAAGAAAATTCATTATTCCATGCTCTACAGCCCTTTCAATGGATTCAATAGCATTCTGCAATGTAATTACCACCAGATTCAGCATTGATAAAATCCCCAATGACAATTTCAACTGAATTTGATCGAAATCAATGAGGTTGGTGAATCTAGTGGGAGAAACTATTAGATAGAGCCCAATTGGACCATCAGAATCTTAAGAGAGAACGTTTTAATTCGTACCTAGCAAATTTACTAAGCATTTATCTAAACAGACTGATATGAAATCAACATGAACGGAGGAGCGGCAGAATAATAATTGGATTTGAGATGGATGAGGATATGATACCTTGATGGATTTGAACACTTAGCTTGACCAGATTGGTACTGTAATGTACCCTCCAGCATCGACTCTGCCATAACCACCCTCTTCTCCATCAGATCAATCTATCTCATAGTCTACTTGTATTTCCCCTGCATATATACATCTGGTCTATCAGGATGTATAAAATGCGCAGGCATCAAAGATACACATCTAATTACATGCCAAGACCAGATGCACATCCAAGAACGACTGTAATACAAGTATCATGTAAATAATTGAAAAGAAAGTAAAGACTTACCTTTAATTGAGTTGGTTGCATTTAAAACTTTGACTGAGGTTTCTAAAAAGATGTAACTTAAGAACATATCCGGGAACAGCCAAGGAAAGTTCTCTGCGTTAGTTATCAAGAATCAGAGGTTGAAAACCATATTATCTTGTTGCAATAGCAGGAAAGCTatgaaaataaattaataacaGATAAATTCTAAATAGGTCCAAATCCGAAAGTAGTTCCCGTTCAAAAACATCAGATGGGTGATGTAGATTTAGATTCACTAATTACGAATCTGAAATCAATTTTAAAATCGGATCAAACGATTAATAGATCAGTTGAATCACAACGATAAACCCTAAAACTTGGTGATGAAATGTTTTCGAAATGATTCGTAGGTATTAGTTCAAAATGATGAGAATCGTAACAAGGTTACAAATCGATTATGATTGTGAATGATCAGATAAGAAATTCAAAGTGAAATCAAAAGTTTTTAGGTTTCTCAGGACCTTACAAAAAAAACCTGTAAATTCTTTATTAAACGGATAAATTAAAACTCGCGATCGaattaaaaaagtgaaaaataataGAGGGTGTCTTCTGTTTTATTTGGTTGTTAGTCATAATATACTTGTAAGTCCATCTGAACTCTAATCTTGATTTCGTCGAGAAAATTTAGTTGAAATCATAAGCAATTACAAACTAGGgttgattacaaaccctaaaaatattTCGTAAACAAAAATCGAAACTAAACAGTtcaaatcaaagaaaatgatacaaggATTATAGATCGAAGCAACAATTCTAAAATTAGATCAAAATTCGAAGTAAAATCGAACTTATTAGGTATTTAAAGTTGTCACTGAACTTTCCAGAACTTGATTTTGGTAAAAAATATAATGAGAATTTAACAGGATTGCAAATATAGATGAgaaacttatctttttctttcgaCATGATGATGAATCCTCAAGTTTTCTTCGAGCTTCATCAAGTGAATCTCCATTCATCGTTATTTGCAGAGCAGTGGAGAGAGCAGTGGAGAGAGAAAAGAAATTAGAAAATGAAACCGAAAATGAAACCTATGCCTAGTTTTATTGCATTTATATACTAAAGGGTATTCTTGGTATTATAAAAGTTATTTTAAATAAAACTTTTATTAACAGGCCCGGAATTCTAAAgttttgggcctagaaatatcaaaatgtaGAAAAATGGAGCTGACAGTGTATGATCCATTTAATGGGGCTTctctatattgaacccatatagtaggggttctagtatttttcacttcagATAAACCACATCTTTGTTGGAACAGATTAGTTCCACCATTAGACTTGTTTTTTAAAAAAGAGGTAGCTGTTAGGTGAGTTTAAATTGTGGTCTGTAAAAGTTTTTTTACTACAATTACTTTAGGGTACTTCTGGTATGAAAGATTTATTACAGTCGGTAATGTTTAGCACCACGGGGGTATATCTGAAAAAACCATTCAAGAACTCAGGCAAAGGGAATTTTCCTTTTCTGGAGAAAGATAAACGTTGCCACAGGCTAGGAAAGCCAGTCGAAGAACACTAACACACACTTCTCCTCCATCAAACCCTTACACCCATTTCTTACAAACCCTACATATTTATGACTTTTATCTACGAATTTTGCAGGTTTCAGTCTCATAACTTGTGAGATTCATCTATTACAGGATTTTTTTCCTTTCTGAATTGGAGTAATTTTGGGTATCCATGGGAACCCTTACAAGTTCTGCTTTCACTCCATTGGATTTCAGATTTCGTTTACTTTCTATAAATGGCGTTTTTGGAGAAAGAATTTCATTATTGGAGCCGAAAAATTGTAGAAATGTATGTTATCTGTATAAAGAAAGGTCAAATAGGGAAATATCAACAAGAAGAAGTAGAACTGATATGTGGAAATGTTTTAGTAATAGTGATAATaatgaaattgatgaagatgataatgttTTATCCAAAGGTTCAAATTTGTCTACGATTACAGAAACCATATCAGAAGAAGCAGAAGAGAGAAATGAGGTCAAGCAAGAGCAGACTCCTCCATCAATTTCTTCAAGGGTAACTTTCTCTTCTTAATTCTGAAAGGTTGTGTTCAGACATTTTCATTTAGACCCAAATTCGGGAAGTGAATTAGAGAGTATTGTTTTAGAACATCTTTGGTAGGAAAATGGTAAGTTAAACTGATTCTTAGGTCTTGTATTGTTTAGACATGTTTTTACAAAATTTTACATGTAGTGCAGATACACAAAAGATATGGCTAATTCATTATTTTAAACTTTAGTTATTAGAGCTTTTAAGATTGAAACGAACTCAAATCGTCGCATTAATTAGTCTTGATAGCTGTCACCACATTGCTTCACTTGCATAAATGGACATACTATATACGTACTCCATATTACAATGAGCGTGTACAGACCCACATCCTACCCACTATTTCATTGTACTTCTTATAATTGAGGAATCAAATCATTTGTTGATGTATTAGTCGTCATTCTCTTAGAAGTTACGGAACAGTTACTCAACTAAAAAACACCTGCAATTAGCACAGAGCTCTTACCGTGATTAGTATGGAtagaagaaaatatggaagcaTTTTTTCTTCTAAACATGAAATGTTCCTTTTTCAGCCTCCAAGCATTACACCAGTTGGGCCAGCATACAACAATTTCCAAGTTGATTCTTTTAAACTGATGGAACTCCTTGGGCCAGAGAAGGTTGACCCTTCTGATTTAAATTTAATTAAGAAGACGCTTTTTGGATACTCAACGTTTTGGGTAACGAAAGAAGAGCCTTTTGGAGACCTAGGTGAGGGAATACTTTTCCTTGGAAATTTAAGGGGGAACAGAGAGGAGGTGTTTGCAAAACTCCAGCATCAGCTGACAGAAGTCACAGGTGACAAGTACAACCTGTTTATGGTGGAAGAACCCAATGCAGAGGATATGGATCCACGAGGTGGGCCTCGAGTGAGCTTTGGTTTGCTGCGGAAAGAAGTTTCAGAACCAGGTCCAACTTCACTCTGGCAgtatgtgattgcatttctactGTTTGTTCTTACCAGCGGTTCATGCCTTGAATTGGGTATTGCATCTCAGGTTCGAGATTTCTATTGATTTATTCTtagtttcttcaatattcttgCTGGTTTATTATTACTTTTGCTATTCTTGCTTGAGAGATAAGACAATTAACAAGTCCTTAATTTTTCAATGTGAAATTGCTTACCTTTTTGTATAGCTTAGTTGAGTAGATATGTGAATTTAATCAATTTATACTTCTTTCAAATTTCGCAACATTATCCAGCCGTCGTGGGTTGCTGAATGgttcttttatatatataataaatatgCGGATTTCTTAACTATCTACGGGATTTGTCCCATTGAGCAGATAAATAGGCTTCCACCAGAAATAGTGAAATATTTCACAGACAATGCAGCTGAACCACCTGATATGCAGTTGTTAGTGCCGTTTGTGGACGCTGCTCTTCCAGTGGCGTATGGAGTCTTGGGGGTTCAACTATTTCATGTAATACTCATTTCTTAATCTGGTTGATATTAAATGTGAATAATTACTTTAACCGCGAGGTTCAATACTTTTAAACATACTCTTTGGTTAAAATTATGAAAATTAACGCCTAAATAGAAAAAGGTTTTGGACATGTTAACTTCTGCTCACAATTGCCCTATTTCTCTATATCTACAAGTATATCTTATTCCACTTTTCATTGCAACCTCTGAAGACGTATAGACAATTTATATTTATCCCTACGCATTCATTGTCCCTATGTTCATGGGATTTGATTCACTTTCTTTTTTCTGATACAATTGAGGTGTTATATCAAGTCAATATAATTATATGGGTTCAACCTTGGACTGCCACAATCATGCCATGTTTTCCCAACCTCAAGTTTTCCGTTTGAGCCTAGATCTCCATCCACTAATGAAATAGCCTTTGCTGTATGTTTCCGTAGAACCTTCTTCTGTCTTTACTCCCCTGTATTATGGCAACAAATTCTGTTTTTTCAACTTGAAAGTTTTCCATTACATATGTTGCAACTATTAGGTCATCCCCAAGCTTTGTTGTTAATATTTTTTATGTGCATTGGCGTTCACCTTTTTAGAGCACAGTCTTATTTTGCATCTTTGTTTATATAATGCGTTGTAGCCCtctaaatattttgtttttctttcattaTTTATAAATAGGAGCTTGGGCATTTCTTGGCTGCTTTGCCTAAGAAAGTGAAACTTGGAATTCCTTTCTTCGTTCCTAATATTACTCTTGGTAGCTTTGGTGCAATCACCCAGGTAATCTATTCTACTGTATAATAATGCTACCTTATTTTGAAATTTACATGTGTCAACACATGTGACACTGGTTCTCGTCTCAGGCATGTGTGGAGATGGCAACAGCTCTGCTAGCCATTAAACTTTAATATTTTTGCAACTTAGTTTTATAAAGCTTTGATAAttggaagaaggagaagatgGAACATGCTGCCTTTCTCATTATGATAAGTTTGGATGTAGCcatttaatttttattaagatttatGTAACTAACATTCACCTAACCATAACTCCGGTAGCCCCTTATTTCATGTTTGTTGGTCGCTATGTCTGACACCTCGTACTGGTGTCGCCGTGTTGGTCACCAACACTCATACCAGTAGCATCGATTGTCTTTAtgtaataaaatatttaattttTCATCCTTCGCTGTTACTTTTGTAGTTCAAGTCTACTCTTCCTGATCGGGCAACAAAGGTTGATGTATCAGTCGCTGGACCATTTGCTGGTGCTGCACTTTCAGCTTCACTGTTCTGTTTAGGGTTGCTACTGTCAACCAAACCAGATGCTGCTGGAGATTTGGTGCAGGTTCCTAGTATGCTGTTCCAAGGTTCTTTGCTTCTAGGGCTCATTAGTAGAGCTACTCTTGGTTATACGTAGGTTACCGTCTTCTTGTCACTTGTTGTTATCAATTAGTTCACCAGCCCTTAATCCTTGCTACAAAAACAAAGATGTACATTTaccattttttcatttttacatAACTAACACTTGCCGGGGTCAATGTGCAGTTCCATGCACGCTGCTACTGTTTCGATCCATCCTCTTGTGATAGCAGGCTGGTGatgtatttttaattaattttgtttgATTCTTCGTTGACTTTTTCCGTGCTGTTTGTAAGGTACACACTGCTTAATGTGTCAGAAATTATTGTAGGTGCGGCTTAACCACGTCATCTCTGAATATGCTTCCTGTGGGTTGCCTGGACGGTGGAAGAGCTATACAGGTATTCTACTTGGTATTTCTTTGGGTAGAGGTTGTGGTGTCATTTGTGCTGGTCAGTAGTTTGTTGATAGACCCTGAGAAATATTGTATTTAGTGTTTGAGAAACTCATGGCAGCAGATGTAGTCTTAGGAATATATGCTAAATAACTAGGATTTGCTGAGGAAGTCTTTGTAAAAAGTTAGTGTCTTAGGGTTTTTATGGGTTAAGGGATTAATAAATACCTACCTACCTGAGTTCACACAATATTGAACAACTAAATGTTAAGGATTATAACCGTTAACAAAAGAATTATACAGGTTTAGAAAATTATACTTATTTTCAATGTAGTATAAATTGCTCCTCATTTGTATATCGGTCGgtttagaaaaaaaaagattCCGATCCCAGAAACTCCTATTCTTTGTGAACAatatagttttttattttattgctgTCTTCTGGCAGGGGGCTTTTGGAAAAA
This portion of the Papaver somniferum cultivar HN1 chromosome 11, ASM357369v1, whole genome shotgun sequence genome encodes:
- the LOC113322781 gene encoding probable zinc metalloprotease EGY1, chloroplastic; this encodes MGTLTSSAFTPLDFRFRLLSINGVFGERISLLEPKNCRNVCYLYKERSNREISTRRSRTDMWKCFSNSDNNEIDEDDNVLSKGSNLSTITETISEEAEERNEVKQEQTPPSISSRPPSITPVGPAYNNFQVDSFKLMELLGPEKVDPSDLNLIKKTLFGYSTFWVTKEEPFGDLGEGILFLGNLRGNREEVFAKLQHQLTEVTGDKYNLFMVEEPNAEDMDPRGGPRVSFGLLRKEVSEPGPTSLWQYVIAFLLFVLTSGSCLELGIASQINRLPPEIVKYFTDNAAEPPDMQLLVPFVDAALPVAYGVLGVQLFHELGHFLAALPKKVKLGIPFFVPNITLGSFGAITQFKSTLPDRATKVDVSVAGPFAGAALSASLFCLGLLLSTKPDAAGDLVQVPSMLFQGSLLLGLISRATLGYTSMHAATVSIHPLVIAGWCGLTTSSLNMLPVGCLDGGRAIQGAFGKNALLGFGLTTYTLLGLGVLGGPLSLPWGLYVLICQRTPEKPCLNDVSEVGTWRRTALTVVVSLVILTLLPLWDELAEELGIGLVSTF